The proteins below come from a single Branchiostoma floridae strain S238N-H82 chromosome 5, Bfl_VNyyK, whole genome shotgun sequence genomic window:
- the LOC118415886 gene encoding dolichyl-diphosphooligosaccharide--protein glycosyltransferase subunit 1-like: MNRVGYELVIFGALLASCCTANQGALGGDLVNTAVNRQIDLTSQLAKFTTTITLENAGKTATTSFVLAIDPSLRDRLSFIGATTKDDDAEKLPVTQTTVPGRTTDILFRVDLPKALGAGQSTTVNVEESYTHAQTPFPAQITQAEDQLVLFKGNLHFYSPYKTQSETTTVKLASSKVESHTKTKAKVEDSSIVYGPFENVEPFSQEKLQVHYENNTPFLAVSSLVRVIEVSHWGNIAVEETYDVRHSGARLKGSFSRYDYQRQLDGRSSVKSFKTILPAAARDVYYRDEIGNISTSNLNEQDDAVELELRPRFPLFGGWKTHYYIGYNLPSYEYLYNSGDEYALQMRFVDHVYDDQVIDDITVKIILPEGSKNVDLSVPFPVDRHPDELHFTYLDTFGRPVVVAHKSNLVEQHIQDFTLRYSFQKLLLLQEPLLVVFAFYILFFTVIVYVRLDFAISKDEASESRMRMQGLLDQLQAAQDKRTSLYQRYEDAIAKFKSTKDLAGFTGSRKKIDAEHKELSSTIKELQGKLKLESTDVAEKVGELQKLDTNLKEQIGLSITLAEKVVAGKMGKQQYVDNEKVYSAKREDIMGKTETLLSTL, encoded by the exons ATGAATCGCGTAGGTTACGAGCTGGTCATCTTCGGGGCGCTCCTGGCTTCGTGCTGCACGGCTAACCAGGGCGCCTTGGGCGGCGATCTCGTCAATACGGCCGTCAATCGACAGATAGATCTCACGTCGCAACTGGCGAAATTCACCACCACCATCACCCTGGAAAACGCGGGGAAAACCGCGACGACTTCCTTCGTGCTGGCGATCGACCCTTCTCTGAGAGACAGACTTTCTTTCATTGGAGCGACG ACAAAAGATGACGATGCAGAGAAACTGCCCGTGACCCAGACAACCGTCCCAGGGCGAAC GACAGACATCTTGTTCCGTGTAGACCTCCCGAAGGCCCTCGGCGCGGGTCAGTCCACCACCGTGAACGTGGAGGAGTCGTACACCCACGCACAGACCCCCTTCCCCGCCCAGATCACCCAG GCCGAGGACCAGCTGGTTCTCTTCAAGGGCAACCTGCACTTCTACTCCCCCTACAAGACCCAGTCGGAGACCACCACCGTCAAGCTGGCCTCCAGCAAGGTCGAATCCCACACCAAGACTAAAGCCAAGGTCGAGGACAGCTCCATCGTCTACGGACCGTTCGAGAATGTCGAGCCCTTCTCACAG GAAAAGCTTCAGGTTCACTACGAGAACAACACACCGTTCCTGGCCGTCAGCAGCCTGGTGCGTGTAATCGAGGTCTCACACTGGGGTAACATCGCCGTGGAGGAGACCTACGACGTGCGACACTCCGGCGCCCGCCTCAAGGGCTCGTTCTCCCGCTACGACTACCAGCGCCAGCTGGACGGAAGGTCATCTGTCAAGTCTTTCAAG ACGATCCTGCCCGCCGCGGCGCGTGACGTGTACTACCGAGACGAAATTGGAAACATCTCCACCAGCAACCTGAACGAGCAGGACGACGCCGTAGAGCTCGAGTTACGCCCGCGCTTCCCGCTGTTCGGGGGCTGGAAGACCCACTACTACATCGGCTACAACCTGCCCAGCTACGAGTACCTCTACAACTcag GTGACGAGTATGCTCTGCAGATGCGATTCGTCGACCACGTCTACGACGATCAGGTGATCGATGACATCACTGTCAAGATCATCCTGCCCGAGGGCTCCAA GAATGTGGACCTGTCTGTGCCGTTCCCCGTAGACCGCCATCCCGACGAGCTCCACTTCACGTACCTGGACACGTTCGGCCGCCCTGTGGTGGTGGCACACAAGTCCAACCTGGTGGAGCAGCACATACAGGACTTCACC ctgcGGTACTCGTTCCAGAAGCTCCTCCTGCTCCAGGAGCCGCTGCTGGTTGTCTTCGCTTTCTACATCCTCTTCTTCACTGTCATCGTCTACGTCAGGCTGGACTTTGCCATCTCAAAG GACGAGGCCAGCGAGTCCCGTATGCGGATGCAGGGCCTCCTGGACCAGCTGCAGGCGGCACAGGACAAGCGCACCTCGCTCTACCAGCGCTACGAGGACGCCATCGCCAAGTTCAAGTCCACCAAGGACCTGGCCGGCTTCACCGGCAGCCGCAAGAAGATTGACGCTGAGCACAAGGAGCTGAGCAGCACCATCAAGGAGCTGCAGGGCAAGCTCAAGCTGGAGAGTACTGATGTGGCTGAGAAG GTTGGTGAGCTGCAGAAGCTGGACACCAACCTTAAGGAGCAGATCGGGCTCTCCATCACGCTGGCTGAGAAGGTGGTGGCTGGGAAGATGGGAAAGCAGCAGTATGTGGATAACGAGAAGGTCTACTCCGCCAAGCGCGAAGACATCATGGGGAAAACAGAAACCCTCCTCAGCACCCTCTAA